Proteins from a genomic interval of Deltaproteobacteria bacterium:
- a CDS encoding aminopeptidase has translation MRFGIHTTRSVSPVVRARAVLLAFALAVGLAGCSPTYVLRAGYEEAKILWRREPIAGVLARPDLAPEVRRKLEIVLAARGYAEAMGLRVGGSFTTLSYVDGPTMLYVLTATPRTSLEPHTWWFPIVGRVPYKGFFDRALAEAEAKNLVAKGLDTSIRGAAAFSTLGWFDDPLLRHQLAADDVALVNLVLHETYHNTFYATGAHATAFNESLATFVGHRAAIDFFAARPGGAALVAEARNAWEDERTFATFVQTLGRRLRELYATASEAVAVEEREVLFREAQAAFPTLPFHARRFEKFDDAQLNNAVLLQSLLYTTDLDLFETVAARLGGVRPALDLIEAAARREPEDPFGAVRRAVGVTAP, from the coding sequence GTGCGCTTCGGCATCCACACGACCCGCTCCGTGTCGCCCGTCGTTCGCGCGCGCGCCGTGCTCCTTGCGTTCGCGCTGGCGGTGGGGCTCGCGGGATGCTCGCCGACCTACGTGCTCCGGGCGGGCTACGAGGAGGCGAAGATCCTCTGGCGGCGCGAGCCGATCGCGGGGGTGCTGGCGCGGCCGGACCTCGCGCCGGAGGTCCGGCGGAAGCTCGAGATCGTGCTCGCGGCGCGGGGCTATGCCGAGGCGATGGGCCTTCGCGTCGGGGGCAGCTTCACCACGCTCTCGTACGTCGACGGCCCCACCATGCTGTATGTGCTCACGGCGACGCCGCGGACGTCGCTCGAGCCGCACACCTGGTGGTTCCCGATCGTCGGCCGGGTGCCCTACAAGGGCTTCTTCGATCGCGCGCTCGCCGAGGCCGAGGCGAAGAACCTCGTCGCCAAGGGACTCGACACGAGCATCCGCGGCGCGGCGGCGTTCAGCACGCTCGGCTGGTTCGACGATCCGCTGCTGCGGCATCAACTTGCCGCCGACGACGTGGCGCTCGTGAACCTCGTGCTGCACGAGACCTATCACAACACGTTCTACGCCACGGGCGCGCACGCGACCGCCTTCAACGAGTCGCTCGCGACCTTCGTCGGCCACCGCGCCGCGATCGACTTCTTCGCGGCCCGTCCGGGCGGCGCGGCGCTCGTCGCCGAGGCGCGCAACGCGTGGGAGGACGAGCGCACCTTCGCGACCTTCGTGCAGACGCTCGGTCGCCGCCTGCGCGAGCTCTACGCGACCGCGAGCGAGGCGGTGGCGGTCGAAGAGCGGGAAGTCCTCTTCCGCGAGGCGCAGGCGGCGTTTCCGACGCTGCCGTTCCATGCCCGGCGTTTCGAGAAGTTCGACGACGCGCAGTTGAACAACGCCGTCCTGCTGCAATCGCTCCTCTACACGACCGACCTCGACCTCTTCGAGACCGTCGCAGCTCGGCTCGGCGGCGTGCGTCCGGCGCTCGATCTCATCGAGGCGGCGGCGCGGCGCGAGCCCGAAGACCCCTTCGGAGCCGTGCGCCGTGCCGTCGGGGTCACGGCTCCGTGA
- a CDS encoding SDR family oxidoreductase translates to MSAGVRRFDDRVALVTGAASGIGRATAVLLAREGAKVAVVDRDADGAEATTRIVRAAGGVGAPFPCDVARSAEVDATVAAIAAAFGPVDVLVNVAGIGDTAGLDGVAGVGDERWNAVLAVNLSGPFYLSRAVLPAMAARGKGAIVNVSSLAGRSKSAMGGYAYSSSKAGLLGLTRHLAFDYGPKGVRVNAICPGGVDTPMLRAASVAAARSEEEQAARAARMAAYQFFMPIKRVSQPEEQAAAIAFLASDDASYVNGVSLDVNGGLFMA, encoded by the coding sequence GTGAGCGCCGGAGTCCGTCGCTTCGACGACCGCGTCGCCCTCGTCACCGGCGCCGCGAGCGGCATCGGGCGCGCGACCGCGGTGCTGCTCGCGCGCGAGGGCGCCAAGGTCGCGGTCGTCGACCGCGACGCGGACGGCGCCGAAGCGACGACGCGGATCGTCCGCGCTGCCGGAGGCGTCGGCGCGCCGTTCCCGTGCGACGTCGCCAGGAGCGCGGAGGTCGACGCCACGGTCGCCGCGATCGCCGCGGCGTTCGGCCCGGTCGACGTGCTCGTGAACGTCGCCGGCATCGGCGACACCGCCGGGCTCGACGGCGTCGCGGGCGTCGGCGACGAGCGTTGGAACGCGGTCCTCGCGGTGAATCTCAGCGGGCCGTTCTACCTGAGCCGCGCCGTGCTGCCGGCGATGGCGGCGCGCGGGAAGGGCGCGATCGTGAACGTCTCCTCGCTCGCGGGCCGATCGAAGAGCGCCATGGGCGGCTACGCCTATTCGTCGAGCAAGGCGGGACTCCTCGGCCTCACGCGCCACCTCGCCTTCGACTACGGGCCGAAGGGGGTGCGGGTGAACGCGATCTGTCCCGGTGGCGTCGATACGCCGATGCTGCGCGCGGCGAGCGTCGCCGCCGCGCGCTCGGAGGAGGAGCAGGCCGCCCGCGCCGCCCGCATGGCGGCGTATCAGTTCTTCATGCCGATCAAGCGCGTGTCGCAGCCCGAGGAGCAAGCCGCGGCGATCGCGTTCCTCGCGAGCGACGACGCGAGCTACGTGAACGGCGTTTCGCTCGACGTGAACGGCGGCCTGTTCATGGCCTGA
- a CDS encoding protein-L-isoaspartate(D-aspartate) O-methyltransferase — MRPLALAATVTVLVWAGRGGERALGQGAEAAPAATVSPAPDDRVRERARMVEEQIAARGVADPAVLAAMRRVPRHEFVPARWRAEAYGDHPLPIGEGQTISQPYIVALMTELAAVRPGARVLEIGTGSGYQAAVLTTLGADVYTIEIVAPLAKSAATTLARLGYRSIHARHGDGYRGWPEAAPFAAIVVTAAPPSVPPALLAQLAPGGRLVIPVGAADQELQVHEKAADGRVKVRSVTPVRFVPMTGGDR, encoded by the coding sequence ATGCGCCCACTCGCGCTCGCGGCGACGGTGACGGTGCTCGTGTGGGCCGGGCGCGGCGGGGAGCGCGCGCTGGGGCAGGGGGCGGAGGCGGCGCCGGCCGCGACGGTCTCGCCGGCACCCGACGACCGGGTCCGGGAGCGGGCGCGCATGGTCGAGGAGCAGATCGCGGCGCGCGGGGTCGCCGACCCCGCGGTCCTGGCGGCGATGCGGCGGGTGCCGCGGCACGAGTTCGTGCCGGCGCGCTGGCGCGCCGAGGCGTACGGTGACCATCCGCTGCCGATCGGGGAAGGGCAGACGATCAGCCAGCCGTACATCGTGGCGCTCATGACGGAGCTCGCCGCCGTGCGACCGGGGGCGCGTGTCCTCGAGATCGGCACCGGCTCCGGGTACCAGGCGGCTGTGCTGACGACGCTCGGAGCGGACGTCTACACGATCGAGATCGTGGCGCCGCTGGCGAAGAGCGCCGCCACGACGTTGGCGCGGCTCGGGTACCGATCGATCCACGCGCGGCACGGCGACGGCTACCGCGGTTGGCCCGAGGCCGCGCCCTTCGCGGCGATCGTGGTCACGGCGGCCCCGCCGAGCGTGCCGCCCGCGCTGCTGGCGCAGCTGGCGCCGGGCGGCCGCCTGGTCATCCCGGTCGGCGCCGCGGACCAGGAGCTGCAGGTCCACGAGAAGGCCGCCGACGGCCGCGTGAAGGTGCGGAGCGTAACGCCGGTGCGCTTCGTGCCGATGACGGGCGGCGACCGCTGA
- a CDS encoding ABC transporter ATP-binding protein, translating into MIRYRGRYALGLACLLATGTLAMTVPYLLKRAVDTIAAGGSAGAVGWLALAIVAVALAQGAVRTCSRFLIFNVGRDIEYDLRNDLFAHLERLPLAYYQTQQTGDLMSRLVNDITAVRLLLGVGFLNLVNTPIYYFYAVTIMASMDWRLTLASLVPYPLVLVIVKRTSRQLMERTLKTQEGLAAMSSRVQENLSGIHVVQAYVREQAEIDAFARLNVDFSAQNMALAKVRGLLMPVMRGVSTLTTLVVLWYGGSRVIAGHLSLGDLVAFIGYLHILAWPTMALGWMLSILQRGRAALQRLEVIFQAAPAIDDRLAAPLPRPLTGALALRHVDFAYEARANGRRVLAGVDVELPAGATLAVVGRTGSGKTSLVQLLPRLFDAAEGRVEIDGHDVRTIPLATLRRAIGYVPQDPFLFSRSIRDNIRFGVPEADDAAVRRVAEIAALDRDIAELPRGYDTVVGERGITLSGGQKQRATLARALLVDPTILILDDALSSVDTETERRILARLRGVMRERTSIIIAHRISTVMDADMILVLEDGRVVEVGDHAALLARDGVYADLFRRQRLAEELEAL; encoded by the coding sequence ATGATTCGTTACCGGGGCCGCTACGCGCTCGGACTCGCGTGCCTGCTCGCGACCGGGACGCTGGCGATGACGGTGCCGTATCTCCTGAAGCGCGCCGTCGACACGATCGCGGCGGGTGGGTCGGCGGGCGCCGTCGGATGGCTCGCCCTCGCGATCGTCGCGGTCGCGCTCGCGCAGGGCGCCGTCCGCACCTGCTCGCGCTTCCTCATCTTCAACGTCGGCCGCGACATCGAGTACGACCTACGGAACGACCTGTTCGCGCACCTCGAGCGGCTGCCGCTCGCGTACTACCAGACGCAGCAGACCGGCGACTTGATGTCGCGGCTCGTGAACGACATCACCGCGGTGCGCCTGCTGCTCGGCGTCGGTTTCCTGAACCTCGTCAATACGCCAATCTACTACTTCTACGCCGTGACCATCATGGCCTCGATGGACTGGCGGCTGACGCTCGCGTCGCTCGTACCGTACCCGCTCGTGCTGGTGATCGTGAAGCGCACGAGCCGGCAGCTCATGGAGCGCACGCTCAAGACCCAGGAGGGGCTCGCCGCCATGAGCAGTCGGGTGCAGGAGAACCTCTCCGGCATCCACGTCGTGCAGGCCTACGTGCGGGAACAGGCGGAGATCGACGCGTTCGCCCGACTGAACGTCGACTTCTCGGCGCAGAACATGGCGCTCGCGAAGGTGCGCGGGCTTCTCATGCCGGTCATGCGCGGCGTGAGCACGCTCACGACGCTCGTCGTGCTCTGGTACGGCGGCAGCCGGGTGATTGCGGGGCACCTGAGCCTCGGCGATCTCGTCGCCTTCATCGGGTATCTGCACATCCTCGCGTGGCCGACCATGGCGCTCGGCTGGATGCTTTCGATCCTGCAGCGCGGCCGCGCGGCGCTCCAGCGTCTCGAGGTCATCTTCCAGGCCGCGCCCGCGATCGACGATCGGCTGGCGGCGCCGCTCCCCCGACCGCTCACCGGCGCCCTCGCGCTCCGGCACGTCGACTTCGCGTACGAGGCGCGAGCGAACGGCCGGCGCGTGCTCGCCGGCGTCGACGTGGAGCTGCCGGCGGGCGCGACGCTCGCGGTGGTCGGCCGCACCGGCAGCGGGAAGACGAGCCTCGTCCAGCTCCTGCCGCGCCTCTTCGACGCGGCGGAGGGGCGCGTCGAGATCGACGGCCACGACGTCCGGACGATCCCGCTCGCGACCCTGCGGCGTGCGATCGGCTACGTGCCGCAGGATCCCTTCCTCTTCTCCCGGAGCATCCGCGACAACATCCGATTCGGCGTGCCGGAGGCCGACGACGCGGCCGTGCGACGCGTGGCCGAGATCGCCGCGCTCGACCGGGACATCGCCGAACTGCCGCGCGGCTACGACACCGTCGTCGGGGAGCGCGGCATCACGCTCTCGGGCGGGCAGAAGCAGCGGGCGACGCTGGCGCGCGCGCTCCTCGTCGACCCGACCATCCTGATCCTCGACGATGCGCTCTCGAGCGTCGACACCGAGACCGAGCGGCGCATCCTCGCGCGGCTCCGCGGCGTGATGCGCGAGCGCACGAGCATCATCATCGCCCATCGCATCTCGACGGTCATGGACGCGGACATGATCCTCGTCCTCGAGGACGGACGGGTAGTCGAGGTCGGCGATCACGCCGCGCTCCTCGCGCGCGACGGCGTCTACGCCGATCTCTTCCGGCGCCAGCGCCTCGCCGAGGAGCTGGAGGCGCTGTGA
- a CDS encoding ABC transporter ATP-binding protein: MRPRRTAAGESLARALDPHGEEALGKAYDARLIRRLWTFIRPYRHTFWLSVVCLPLNAACMLAQPYILKLAIDRHVTAGDARGLGRMGLVYIAAIVGECAFFYAQYYLTMLVAQRSLADLRVQVFAHVQRLPMSYFDRNPIGRLVTRLTSDVDVLNEMFAAGAMTIFMDVLTMVGIVAIMVSIDAHLALASLAFMPVLAIGINFFRRAARRTYRQIRERIARLNAYLQEALSGMMIIQLFARERRCFEEFDALNDDHREANHWSNIYEAALFSMVEALAGISGALMVWWAAGDILAGALAFGTLVAFLEYMQRFFIPIREFSTKYAVMQSAMASAERVFQLLDTPPEIVAPARPHAPARVRGAIEFNHVWFAYKGEDWVLRDVSLAVNAGEKIAIVGATGSGKTSLIKLLSRFYEVSRGAIRVDGVDVREWDLASLRRRIGVVLQDVFLFSGDVAGNISLGRPEIGEAAIEEVARRVNAWEFIEKLPGGLHEKLRERGSNLSTGQRQLLAFARALAYDPAILVLDEATSSVDTETEMLIQDALTTLMRDRTALVIAHRLSTIEHSDRIVVLHHGVVREVGTHLELMAARGIYHRLYELQYVLADDAGAGQAAS, from the coding sequence CTGCGGCCGCGGCGCACCGCCGCAGGGGAGAGCCTCGCGCGCGCGCTCGACCCGCACGGCGAGGAGGCGCTCGGCAAGGCCTACGACGCCCGGCTGATCCGCCGGCTCTGGACGTTCATCCGCCCCTATCGCCACACCTTCTGGCTCTCCGTCGTCTGCCTGCCGCTGAACGCGGCCTGCATGCTGGCCCAGCCCTACATCCTGAAGCTCGCGATCGACCGTCACGTCACCGCCGGCGACGCGCGGGGGCTCGGGCGCATGGGCCTCGTCTACATCGCCGCGATCGTCGGCGAGTGCGCGTTCTTCTACGCGCAGTACTACCTCACCATGCTGGTGGCGCAGCGCAGCCTGGCCGATCTGCGCGTGCAGGTGTTCGCCCACGTGCAGCGCCTGCCGATGAGCTACTTCGACCGCAATCCCATCGGCCGCCTGGTCACGCGCCTGACCTCGGACGTCGACGTGTTGAACGAGATGTTCGCCGCCGGCGCCATGACCATCTTCATGGACGTGCTCACGATGGTCGGGATCGTCGCCATCATGGTGAGCATCGACGCGCACCTGGCGCTGGCTTCGTTGGCGTTCATGCCGGTGCTCGCGATCGGGATCAATTTCTTCCGCCGCGCGGCGCGCCGGACGTACCGGCAGATCCGGGAGCGCATCGCCCGCCTGAACGCGTACCTGCAGGAGGCGCTTTCCGGAATGATGATCATCCAGCTCTTCGCGCGCGAGCGGCGCTGCTTCGAGGAGTTTGACGCGCTGAACGACGACCACCGCGAGGCGAACCACTGGTCGAACATCTACGAGGCCGCGCTCTTCTCGATGGTGGAAGCGCTCGCCGGCATCTCGGGCGCGCTCATGGTGTGGTGGGCGGCGGGCGACATCCTCGCCGGCGCGCTCGCGTTCGGGACGCTCGTGGCGTTTCTCGAGTACATGCAGCGCTTCTTCATCCCGATCCGCGAGTTCAGCACCAAGTACGCCGTCATGCAGTCGGCGATGGCGTCGGCCGAGCGCGTCTTCCAGCTCCTCGACACGCCGCCCGAGATCGTCGCGCCGGCGCGGCCGCACGCGCCCGCGCGCGTGCGCGGGGCGATCGAGTTCAACCACGTTTGGTTCGCCTACAAGGGCGAGGACTGGGTGCTGCGGGACGTGAGCCTCGCCGTGAACGCTGGCGAGAAGATCGCGATCGTGGGCGCGACCGGATCCGGCAAGACGAGCCTCATCAAGCTGCTCTCGCGCTTCTATGAGGTGAGCCGGGGCGCGATCCGCGTCGATGGCGTCGACGTGCGAGAGTGGGACCTGGCGTCGCTGCGACGACGCATCGGGGTGGTGCTGCAGGACGTGTTCCTCTTCAGCGGCGATGTTGCCGGCAACATCTCGCTCGGCCGGCCCGAGATCGGCGAGGCCGCGATCGAGGAGGTGGCCCGGCGCGTGAACGCCTGGGAGTTCATCGAGAAGCTGCCCGGCGGATTGCACGAGAAGCTCCGCGAGCGCGGGTCGAATCTGTCGACGGGGCAACGCCAGCTGCTCGCGTTCGCGCGGGCGCTTGCCTACGACCCGGCGATCCTGGTGCTCGACGAGGCGACCTCGAGCGTCGACACCGAGACCGAGATGCTGATCCAGGACGCGCTGACGACTCTCATGCGCGATCGCACGGCGCTCGTGATCGCCCACCGGCTCTCGACGATCGAGCACTCCGACCGCATCGTCGTGCTGCACCACGGCGTCGTCCGCGAGGTGGGCACGCACCTCGAGCTGATGGCGGCGCGCGGGATCTATCACCGACTCTACGAGCTGCAGTACGTGCTCGCCGACGATGCGGGGGCGGGCCAGGCGGCGAGCTGA
- a CDS encoding ABC transporter ATP-binding protein: MIQCITLRKQYGELVAVHDLDLEIAPGEVFGFLGPNGAGKTTTIRMMVGLLEPSGGQVVLGGHDLAREPEAAKALLGYVPDQPFLYDKLTAMELLRFIGGLYRVDRAEIAHRSVDLLEEFGLVDRAEELIETYSHGMKQRLALAAALVHRPRILVLDEPMVGMDPQGALALRQLLGGLAASGVTIFLSTHSLPVAEELCDRIGILDHGRLIAQGTLAELRAHASEIPDLVRSDSLESVFLSLTGTEDRRA, encoded by the coding sequence ATGATCCAGTGCATCACGCTCCGCAAGCAGTACGGTGAACTCGTCGCCGTGCACGACCTCGACCTCGAGATCGCGCCCGGGGAGGTTTTCGGCTTCCTCGGACCGAACGGCGCCGGCAAGACGACGACCATCCGCATGATGGTGGGACTGCTCGAGCCGAGCGGCGGTCAGGTGGTGCTCGGCGGCCACGACCTCGCCCGCGAGCCCGAGGCCGCGAAGGCACTCCTCGGCTACGTGCCCGATCAGCCGTTCCTCTACGACAAGCTGACCGCCATGGAGCTCCTGCGCTTCATCGGCGGCCTGTACCGGGTCGACCGCGCGGAGATCGCCCATCGGAGCGTCGACCTGCTCGAGGAGTTCGGGCTGGTCGACCGCGCGGAGGAGCTGATCGAGACGTACTCGCACGGCATGAAGCAACGCCTGGCGCTGGCCGCCGCGCTCGTACACCGCCCGCGCATCCTCGTCCTCGACGAGCCCATGGTCGGGATGGACCCGCAGGGCGCGCTCGCGCTCCGCCAGCTGCTCGGCGGCCTCGCCGCGAGCGGCGTGACGATCTTCCTCTCGACCCACAGCCTGCCGGTCGCCGAGGAGCTCTGCGACCGCATCGGCATCCTCGACCACGGCCGGCTGATCGCCCAGGGCACGCTCGCCGAGCTGCGCGCCCACGCGAGCGAGATCCCCGACCTCGTGCGCAGCGACTCGCTCGAATCCGTGTTCCTCTCGCTCACCGGCACCGAGGATCGCCGCGCGTGA
- a CDS encoding SDR family NAD(P)-dependent oxidoreductase, whose protein sequence is MAISKAVLITGCSTGIGRATALRLARAGHTVYASARKLDAIQDLAAAGCTLLALDVCDEASIRAAVARVEAEQGAVGVLVNNAGYGSEGPIEEVPMSEVRRQFETNVFGLVQLTKLALPGMRRQRWGKVVNLSSMGGRLTLPGGGFYHATKYAVEAISDALRFEVRGFGIDVVIIEPGPIKTEFGDTAIARVAALGGPASPYREFLNVLQRQIHDAYEGPMGRLAADADAVAKSIEAAITASRPKTRYVITAAAHVMMGLRRWLGDRGWDAVMRTQFPQPKGM, encoded by the coding sequence ATGGCGATCTCGAAGGCGGTACTCATCACGGGATGCTCGACCGGCATCGGGCGGGCGACGGCGCTCCGGCTGGCCAGGGCGGGGCACACCGTCTACGCGAGCGCCCGCAAGCTCGACGCGATCCAGGATCTCGCCGCCGCGGGCTGCACGCTCCTGGCGCTCGATGTCTGCGACGAGGCCTCGATTCGCGCCGCCGTCGCCCGCGTGGAGGCCGAGCAGGGCGCCGTCGGCGTGCTCGTGAACAACGCCGGCTACGGCTCGGAGGGGCCGATCGAGGAAGTGCCGATGAGCGAGGTGCGCCGGCAGTTCGAGACCAATGTTTTCGGGCTCGTCCAGCTCACCAAGCTCGCGCTTCCCGGCATGCGCCGGCAGCGCTGGGGAAAGGTCGTGAATCTGAGCTCGATGGGCGGGCGTCTGACGCTCCCGGGCGGCGGCTTCTACCACGCCACCAAGTACGCGGTGGAGGCGATCAGCGACGCGCTCCGCTTCGAGGTGCGGGGCTTCGGCATCGACGTGGTGATCATCGAACCCGGACCCATCAAGACCGAATTCGGCGACACCGCGATCGCGCGCGTCGCCGCGCTCGGCGGTCCGGCGTCGCCCTACCGGGAGTTCCTGAACGTCCTGCAACGGCAGATCCACGACGCCTACGAGGGCCCGATGGGTCGGCTCGCCGCCGACGCGGATGCGGTCGCGAAGTCGATCGAGGCGGCGATCACCGCCTCGCGCCCGAAGACGCGCTACGTGATCACGGCGGCCGCGCACGTGATGATGGGCCTGCGGCGTTGGCTCGGCGACCGTGGCTGGGACGCCGTCATGCGGACGCAGTTCCCGCAACCCAAGGGCATGTGA